A window of the Bradyrhizobium ottawaense genome harbors these coding sequences:
- a CDS encoding MFS transporter, producing the protein MGGFVLRNGENSFGEAAGQPQADAMSPSSRARFSGRKLRTLLCCAGAPFLIMLDTNIVAVSLPSIARDLRGGFADVEWVVSAYILPFAALLMPAGALADRLGRRRMLLIGLSIFTFASFLCGAAPNLATLNGARALQAVGAALQLTSSLAVVAHGFEPHERDRVYAIWGTVMGMAPPLGPILGGLVTSYLGWRWAFYINLPLGAGLIVLALTSVAESRDPKASGLDYRGILLFGAGLFGVVWALIDANSIGWESAPTIIRLAAGAVLLVAFVFAERKHPRPMIDLSIFRDPTVTGAAVAMLGYAAAAQVMMTILPLYLQDAFVLSPAITGLAMIPFALPLLIGPSVGGRLATRMSSRAILSFGLGLVALGNAIAAAAVLADLYWTAAIGMFITGSGAGLLNSETAKAQVSSVPPERAGMASGLASTTRFIGIIAGVAGLGAVLAAVAEASLRRLGAPLVLDQRVDWHDLSLRIVGGDASGALSALSDPIRIALQGTVHASVAAGFGAALSVAAVVAVFASLASWRLIRAAGTRSS; encoded by the coding sequence ATGGGTGGTTTCGTGCTCAGAAATGGCGAAAATAGTTTCGGTGAGGCAGCGGGACAGCCGCAGGCTGACGCCATGTCGCCGTCTTCGAGGGCTCGGTTCTCTGGCCGGAAGCTGCGCACGTTGCTTTGTTGTGCAGGCGCGCCCTTCCTCATCATGCTCGACACTAACATTGTCGCCGTCTCGCTGCCGTCCATTGCGCGCGACTTGCGCGGCGGATTTGCTGATGTCGAATGGGTCGTCAGCGCGTATATCCTTCCGTTCGCGGCTCTGCTGATGCCTGCAGGCGCCTTGGCCGACCGTCTTGGACGGCGGCGCATGCTGCTTATCGGGCTGTCGATCTTCACATTCGCCTCCTTTCTCTGCGGTGCGGCACCCAACCTCGCTACACTGAACGGGGCGCGCGCATTACAGGCGGTCGGCGCGGCGCTCCAACTGACGTCGTCGCTGGCCGTCGTCGCACACGGATTCGAACCTCACGAACGAGACCGCGTCTACGCGATCTGGGGCACCGTAATGGGCATGGCACCGCCTCTCGGTCCGATCCTCGGCGGCCTCGTTACGTCCTATCTGGGATGGCGATGGGCGTTTTACATCAATTTGCCGTTGGGCGCCGGATTGATCGTCCTCGCCCTGACGTCGGTCGCGGAATCTCGCGACCCGAAAGCGTCAGGCTTGGACTATCGGGGAATCCTCCTCTTTGGCGCCGGTCTTTTCGGCGTTGTGTGGGCTCTGATCGATGCAAATAGCATCGGCTGGGAAAGTGCGCCGACAATCATCAGACTCGCCGCAGGCGCGGTCCTGCTTGTGGCGTTCGTTTTTGCCGAACGCAAACACCCACGCCCGATGATCGACCTGTCGATATTCCGCGATCCGACCGTCACCGGAGCAGCCGTTGCTATGTTGGGTTACGCGGCCGCAGCACAAGTCATGATGACGATCCTTCCGCTCTATCTCCAGGATGCGTTTGTGCTTTCTCCGGCGATCACAGGTCTCGCAATGATACCTTTCGCATTGCCGCTGCTGATCGGTCCCAGCGTGGGCGGCAGGCTCGCGACGCGCATGTCCAGCCGTGCGATCCTGAGCTTCGGTCTCGGATTGGTCGCGCTTGGCAATGCGATCGCGGCAGCAGCCGTGCTGGCGGACCTATATTGGACGGCTGCGATCGGCATGTTCATCACTGGATCAGGCGCGGGCCTGCTAAACAGCGAGACGGCGAAAGCTCAAGTCAGCTCCGTTCCGCCAGAGCGCGCCGGGATGGCCTCCGGATTGGCAAGTACGACGCGGTTCATTGGCATCATCGCCGGTGTCGCGGGGCTGGGCGCAGTGCTCGCAGCCGTGGCCGAGGCCAGCCTTCGAAGGCTTGGAGCGCCACTCGTGCTCGATCAGAGGGTCGATTGGCACGACCTGAGCCTTCGGATCGTAGGTGGCGACGCGAGCGGTGCTTTGTCTGCTTTATCAGATCCGATTCGAATCGCCCTCCAAGGCACGGTGCACGCCAGCGTAGCAGCCGGCTTCGGTGCTGCACTCTCCGTTGCCGCGGTCGTCGCAGTTTTTGCAAGCCTGGCGAGTTGGCGGCTCATCCGGGCGGCTGGAACGCGCTCATCCTAA
- a CDS encoding alpha/beta fold hydrolase: protein MSNEQDTPAVRHVDTPSGRIGYVEVGSGPVALFVHGVLLNKHMWRYQLGALSDFRRCIAVDLLAHGDTEIAAAQDVSVTANAKMLKEVLDALHIDQVDLVGNDSGGGICQIFAALNPDRVRTLTLTNCDTQDNWPPKAFKPFVEMVAAGGLSKTLNAMLGDKSIYRSPGALGPAYEHSEAVRDEDIEIYLRPHLRNEQRIHDLERFVGAFDNKHTLAIEPQLRQLKAPTLIVWATDDVYFPVKWAHWLAEAIPGARPPVELSGARLFFPEERADAFNRLLRGHWAG, encoded by the coding sequence ATGAGCAACGAACAGGATACGCCGGCCGTTCGCCACGTCGACACGCCGTCAGGCCGAATCGGTTACGTGGAAGTGGGATCGGGACCGGTCGCTCTCTTCGTGCACGGCGTGCTGCTGAACAAGCACATGTGGCGCTACCAGCTCGGCGCGCTTTCAGATTTTCGGCGCTGCATCGCGGTCGACCTGCTTGCGCACGGCGACACGGAAATCGCAGCCGCTCAGGACGTGTCTGTGACCGCCAATGCGAAGATGCTGAAGGAAGTGCTCGACGCGCTGCATATAGATCAGGTCGATCTGGTCGGAAACGACAGCGGCGGAGGGATTTGCCAGATCTTCGCCGCGCTCAATCCGGATCGGGTGCGGACGCTGACGCTCACGAACTGTGATACCCAGGACAACTGGCCGCCCAAAGCGTTCAAACCGTTCGTGGAAATGGTTGCTGCCGGCGGGCTGAGCAAAACCCTCAACGCAATGCTCGGCGACAAATCGATTTATCGCTCGCCAGGTGCACTTGGCCCAGCCTACGAGCACTCCGAAGCCGTCAGGGACGAAGATATCGAAATCTACCTGCGGCCACACCTGCGCAACGAGCAACGTATCCATGATCTGGAGCGCTTCGTCGGCGCATTCGACAACAAACACACTTTGGCCATCGAGCCCCAATTGCGTCAGCTCAAGGCGCCGACACTGATCGTCTGGGCCACGGACGATGTCTACTTTCCGGTGAAATGGGCGCACTGGCTGGCCGAGGCGATCCCAGGAGCGAGACCGCCGGTTGAGCTGTCAGGAGCGCGGCTTTTCTTTCCTGAGGAGCGGGCGGACGCATTCAATCGGCTGCTGCGCGGCCATTGGGCCGGCTGA
- a CDS encoding TetR/AcrR family transcriptional regulator, translating to MNETAERLLDLAEARICEAGYRGFSFRDLAAEIGIKSASVHHHFPTKAGMAAAVARRYGDRFFELVARRGDESGDEVIAIYRSAFRSPIERDGRMCLGGMLGAQAGGLPPEIVQEIEMFFRRCIDDLSSRIGGADAMARAFHVMAALEGGLILARAYGDISAFDQATAGLTGPTFAVA from the coding sequence ATGAACGAGACGGCAGAGCGCCTGTTGGACCTGGCCGAGGCTCGCATCTGCGAGGCGGGCTACCGTGGCTTCAGCTTCCGCGATCTTGCAGCCGAGATCGGCATCAAGAGCGCCAGTGTCCACCACCATTTCCCGACGAAGGCGGGAATGGCCGCTGCGGTCGCGCGCCGATACGGGGATCGCTTCTTCGAACTGGTCGCGCGGCGGGGTGATGAGAGCGGCGACGAGGTGATTGCGATCTATCGATCCGCGTTTCGCAGCCCGATCGAACGGGATGGCCGGATGTGTCTAGGCGGCATGCTTGGCGCTCAAGCGGGCGGTCTACCGCCCGAGATCGTGCAGGAAATCGAGATGTTCTTTCGACGCTGCATCGACGACCTTTCGAGCAGAATTGGCGGAGCGGATGCTATGGCTCGGGCGTTCCATGTGATGGCGGCCTTGGAAGGAGGCTTGATTCTTGCGCGTGCCTATGGCGACATCTCCGCGTTCGATCAGGCGACTGCGGGGCTTACCGGGCCCACATTCGCAGTCGCCTGA
- a CDS encoding alpha-ketoglutarate-dependent dioxygenase AlkB, with product MDDLFGEPELPAGFRYIPDVISTADEKSLVQRFEKLPLKPFEFHGHQGNRRIYSFGHRYVFAGQEPRADAGIPDYLLPLTDVASQISGVPAEAFEQLMVTEYGPGAGIGWHRDRPSYEDIVAVSFLAPCTLRLRRRVGEGWERRSAHVEPRSVYLLHGPVRNSWQHSIAPMDVLRYSVTLRTFRSRRSSSSD from the coding sequence ATGGACGACCTGTTCGGGGAGCCTGAGCTGCCTGCCGGTTTCCGCTATATCCCGGATGTAATATCGACCGCCGACGAAAAGAGCCTCGTTCAGCGATTTGAAAAGCTGCCCCTGAAGCCCTTCGAATTTCACGGCCATCAGGGCAATCGCCGCATATACAGCTTTGGGCACAGGTATGTCTTCGCAGGCCAAGAGCCACGCGCCGATGCGGGCATTCCCGATTACCTTCTGCCGCTCACCGACGTTGCAAGCCAGATCAGTGGCGTACCGGCCGAGGCGTTTGAGCAGCTCATGGTGACGGAGTATGGGCCGGGCGCTGGAATCGGCTGGCACCGCGACCGGCCGTCGTATGAAGATATCGTCGCAGTGTCGTTTCTCGCACCTTGCACATTGCGGCTGCGTCGGAGGGTGGGGGAGGGCTGGGAGCGCCGGTCCGCGCATGTCGAACCACGATCGGTGTATTTGCTCCATGGCCCGGTGCGGAACAGCTGGCAGCACAGCATCGCACCGATGGACGTTCTGCGCTACTCCGTGACCTTGCGTACGTTTCGCTCTCGCCGAAGCTCCTCGAGCGATTAG
- a CDS encoding DUF1993 domain-containing protein, giving the protein MYYQVVSQCVQSLKTVEVLLDKADQFASAKQFDVRELLNGRLAPDMKPLIYQVQSACDYVKAAAAWLSGQTPPKHEDNEQTLEELRARVRKTVDFAESVHEAQYEGAEGRKVSLSWVPGKVIGGEDYLLQITIPNVYFHIAMTYAVLRNGGVDVGKMDFLGPMNFVQA; this is encoded by the coding sequence ATGTATTATCAAGTCGTTTCGCAGTGCGTCCAGTCCTTGAAGACTGTGGAGGTCTTGCTCGACAAGGCCGACCAATTTGCATCTGCCAAGCAGTTTGACGTCCGTGAGCTGTTGAACGGTCGTCTCGCGCCCGACATGAAGCCCTTGATCTACCAGGTGCAGAGCGCTTGCGATTATGTCAAAGCAGCCGCTGCCTGGCTTTCCGGGCAGACGCCGCCAAAACACGAAGACAATGAGCAAACCCTCGAAGAGCTGCGCGCTCGCGTTCGGAAAACTGTCGATTTCGCCGAAAGCGTACACGAAGCACAATATGAAGGCGCAGAAGGCCGCAAAGTCAGCCTTTCGTGGGTTCCCGGGAAGGTCATCGGCGGCGAGGATTATCTGCTTCAGATAACGATTCCGAACGTCTACTTCCATATTGCGATGACGTACGCGGTCCTCCGCAACGGCGGCGTCGACGTCGGCAAAATGGACTTCCTTGGGCCAATGAATTTTGTCCAAGCTTGA
- a CDS encoding UBP-type zinc finger domain-containing protein, with protein MRNGPPLRRHYKPPVAQHGGHSPAGSSGRGAAVSDVSEGIDPHAIPSGTGCVECLAAGQWWFHLRRCAKCGHIGCCDTSPNQHATAHFRETGHFIVTSFEPGEDWFWNYGTEKPFYGPRLALPRSRPLDQPSPGPKGRVPADWENHLNE; from the coding sequence ATGCGCAACGGCCCCCCTTTACGACGGCATTACAAGCCGCCGGTAGCCCAACACGGTGGGCATTCGCCCGCTGGATCGAGCGGACGCGGAGCAGCAGTGAGCGACGTATCAGAAGGCATTGACCCTCACGCCATTCCAAGTGGAACGGGATGTGTCGAGTGTCTTGCTGCTGGCCAATGGTGGTTCCATCTGCGGCGCTGCGCCAAATGCGGCCACATCGGCTGTTGCGATACGTCGCCAAACCAGCACGCTACAGCGCATTTTCGCGAGACTGGCCACTTTATCGTAACAAGCTTCGAGCCTGGTGAGGATTGGTTCTGGAACTATGGAACCGAAAAGCCGTTCTACGGCCCCAGGCTGGCGTTGCCGCGATCTCGGCCACTTGACCAGCCTTCGCCTGGACCAAAGGGGCGCGTCCCAGCGGATTGGGAGAATCACCTCAACGAATGA
- a CDS encoding isocitrate lyase/PEP mutase family protein: MSQTKKAKQFAALHVKGTPVILYNAWDAGSAKTIVEAGAEAIATSSWSVATAQGYEDGEDLPLPLAEQIVERIVAAVDVPVTVDFEGGYSDDDRKLASNISKLLDLGIIGINFEDRVVKGKGLYDVDRQAKRIAAIRHAAEHKGVPLFINARTDVFLGNSGDVDEALDRAKAYASAGASGFFIPGLIEADHIRRIAEEATLPVNVMVMEGVPSNDKLAKLGVARVSYGPIPYIEAMEALQKKARKLFS, from the coding sequence GTGAGCCAGACCAAGAAAGCCAAACAATTTGCCGCCCTTCATGTCAAAGGAACGCCAGTGATACTTTACAACGCGTGGGATGCAGGCAGTGCGAAAACGATCGTCGAGGCCGGTGCGGAGGCGATCGCGACGAGCAGTTGGTCTGTCGCCACTGCGCAGGGGTATGAGGACGGCGAGGACCTTCCGCTTCCTCTTGCCGAGCAGATCGTCGAGCGGATCGTGGCGGCAGTTGACGTGCCTGTGACCGTCGACTTCGAAGGCGGCTACAGCGACGATGATCGCAAACTAGCCTCGAACATCTCCAAGCTGCTTGATCTGGGAATCATCGGGATCAATTTCGAGGACCGCGTGGTCAAGGGGAAAGGGCTCTACGACGTTGATCGGCAGGCGAAGCGAATTGCGGCGATCCGACATGCTGCCGAACACAAGGGCGTTCCTCTCTTTATCAATGCACGGACCGATGTGTTCTTAGGTAACAGCGGCGATGTCGACGAAGCCCTGGACAGAGCGAAGGCATACGCGTCGGCCGGCGCGTCCGGCTTCTTCATTCCCGGGCTGATCGAGGCCGACCATATCCGTCGGATTGCTGAGGAAGCGACGCTGCCGGTCAACGTTATGGTCATGGAAGGCGTCCCATCGAATGACAAGCTCGCGAAATTGGGTGTTGCCCGCGTGAGCTACGGGCCGATTCCGTACATCGAGGCGATGGAGGCTCTCCAGAAGAAGGCGAGAAAGCTCTTTTCGTAA
- a CDS encoding response regulator: protein MISGTKRAVILIVEDDVLIRMDAAQMIAGGEFDVIEAANADEAIDILETRSDIAVVFTDIQMPGSMDGLKLAAAVRDRWPPIKIVATSGHVTIGHDDLPDGGRFLRKPYSPAEILNTLREVVAQ, encoded by the coding sequence ATGATTTCAGGAACGAAACGAGCGGTCATTCTCATTGTCGAAGACGATGTGTTAATCCGGATGGATGCGGCCCAGATGATCGCTGGAGGCGAATTCGACGTTATCGAAGCTGCCAATGCTGACGAAGCAATTGATATCCTCGAAACGCGCTCAGACATCGCCGTCGTGTTTACCGACATCCAAATGCCCGGCAGTATGGACGGCCTCAAACTGGCCGCTGCGGTGAGAGATCGCTGGCCGCCGATCAAAATCGTTGCGACTTCCGGCCATGTCACAATCGGTCATGATGACCTGCCCGACGGCGGACGCTTTTTGCGAAAGCCCTACAGCCCTGCCGAAATCTTGAATACACTTCGTGAAGTGGTCGCCCAATAG
- a CDS encoding transglutaminase domain-containing protein, producing the protein MQIRAGYDIAFQCPRAVPMVFMLTTHPSRDGDILSDQSMHFSPNVDARDYFDPYGNICTRFVAPTGLLEVRSEFIVEDNGLPDEVCPAAQQADVAALPPDILPFLLASRYCDTEKLSNLAWSLFGGIQGGWQRAQAICEYAHDRIEFGYHHARADRTASEGHEERRGVCRDFAHLAVALSRCMNIPARYCTGYLGDIGVPADQAPMDFSAWYEVFLDGRWFTFDARHNHPRIGRILIARGRDAADVAISTAFGPAHLVRFNVITEELKEVSQDSLLKEAA; encoded by the coding sequence GTGCAAATTCGGGCAGGCTACGACATTGCTTTTCAGTGTCCTCGTGCAGTTCCCATGGTGTTCATGCTCACCACCCATCCTTCACGCGATGGAGACATTCTGAGCGATCAGTCGATGCACTTTTCGCCGAATGTGGACGCGCGCGACTACTTCGATCCTTACGGAAACATCTGCACCCGCTTCGTCGCCCCGACCGGCCTACTGGAGGTCCGCAGCGAGTTCATCGTCGAGGACAACGGCCTTCCCGACGAAGTGTGTCCAGCAGCGCAACAGGCCGACGTAGCGGCATTGCCCCCTGACATTCTTCCCTTCCTGCTGGCTAGTCGTTACTGCGACACCGAAAAGCTGTCGAACCTTGCGTGGTCACTTTTTGGCGGCATCCAGGGCGGCTGGCAGCGGGCGCAGGCGATCTGCGAGTACGCTCATGACCGCATCGAATTCGGCTACCATCATGCGCGGGCGGACCGCACCGCCTCGGAAGGGCATGAAGAACGGCGTGGCGTCTGTCGTGATTTCGCTCATCTTGCCGTAGCACTTTCCCGATGCATGAACATTCCTGCCCGGTACTGCACTGGCTACCTCGGCGACATCGGCGTTCCAGCCGATCAGGCTCCCATGGACTTCAGCGCATGGTACGAGGTGTTTCTCGATGGTCGCTGGTTCACCTTCGATGCGAGGCACAATCATCCCCGCATTGGGAGGATATTGATCGCGAGGGGACGCGACGCGGCCGATGTGGCTATCTCAACAGCTTTCGGTCCGGCCCACTTGGTGCGTTTCAACGTGATAACCGAGGAGCTAAAGGAGGTCAGTCAGGATAGCTTGCTGAAGGAAGCAGCCTAA
- a CDS encoding alpha/beta fold hydrolase, with the protein MDVSARNNVHVSGRGERGIVFAHGFGCDQNMWRFVAPEFENDFKVVLFDHVGAGGSDLSAYDKAKYSTLHGYADDVVEIGRELGLKDAIFVGHSVSAMIGVLASLKAPDLFGRMVLVGPSARYIDDGDYVGGFSEKQIAELLEFLEDNHMGWSAAMAPSIMGNPDRPELGEELTNSFCRTDPEIAKAFARVTFTSDNRGDLDKVTVPTLILQCSEDIIASEEVGKFVRSRIPGSEIVFLKATGHCPNLSAPAEVVSAIRAYV; encoded by the coding sequence ATGGATGTATCGGCAAGAAACAACGTCCACGTGAGCGGGCGGGGTGAACGTGGCATCGTGTTCGCCCATGGCTTCGGCTGCGATCAGAACATGTGGCGCTTCGTGGCGCCCGAATTCGAGAACGACTTCAAAGTCGTGCTCTTTGACCACGTCGGCGCCGGAGGTTCGGACCTTTCGGCCTACGACAAGGCGAAGTATTCTACGCTCCACGGCTACGCCGACGACGTCGTGGAAATTGGCCGCGAGCTAGGCTTGAAGGACGCCATCTTCGTCGGCCATTCGGTCAGCGCGATGATTGGCGTCCTGGCCTCGTTGAAGGCTCCAGATCTATTCGGGCGGATGGTATTGGTCGGCCCCTCCGCCAGGTACATAGATGACGGCGACTACGTGGGCGGCTTTAGCGAAAAGCAAATCGCGGAGCTTCTCGAATTCCTTGAAGACAACCACATGGGATGGTCCGCCGCGATGGCGCCTTCCATCATGGGCAATCCAGATCGTCCCGAACTCGGCGAGGAACTGACCAACAGCTTCTGTCGGACCGATCCGGAGATCGCAAAGGCATTTGCGCGCGTCACCTTCACATCCGACAACAGAGGCGATCTCGACAAGGTCACAGTCCCAACCCTGATCCTTCAGTGCAGCGAGGACATCATTGCCTCGGAGGAAGTCGGAAAGTTCGTGCGCAGCCGAATTCCGGGCAGTGAGATCGTGTTCCTCAAGGCAACCGGGCACTGCCCAAACCTGAGCGCGCCGGCTGAGGTCGTCTCGGCCATCCGGGCGTATGTCTGA
- a CDS encoding PAS domain-containing sensor histidine kinase: protein MSESGPTDDYRDLFEHAPCGYLTIGSDGRITKVNATLVAWTGFEADRFVGRRLHQFLNMAGRIYYETHIAPLLRMQGFFSEFALDFETAAGERLPVIANAAERRAADGELLFTALVVIKATDRRRYERQLMDSRSELQKGLATERETAELREQFIAVLGHDLRNPLAAISAGARILQRSGALQQQKELRVLDMINSTVTRMSDLIDNILDFARGRLGGGIKLNRDANRPLEPVLEQVVDELRTASPQRVIETSFEIAEPVNCDRTRIGQLVSNLIGNALTHGARDQPVRVGARTEGGEFILWVANAGEPIPAAAMEKLFEPFFRGDVRDSRQGLGLGLHIASQIAQAHGGRIDVTSTPDETRFVFTMPLTPSTST from the coding sequence ATGTCTGAGTCCGGGCCCACCGACGACTACCGGGATCTGTTCGAGCACGCCCCTTGCGGTTATCTCACGATCGGATCCGATGGGCGCATAACGAAAGTCAACGCCACCCTCGTGGCCTGGACAGGTTTTGAAGCCGACAGATTCGTCGGCCGACGCCTCCATCAATTCCTGAACATGGCGGGTCGTATTTACTACGAAACCCACATCGCGCCCTTGCTGCGGATGCAAGGTTTCTTCAGCGAGTTTGCGCTGGACTTTGAGACCGCCGCCGGCGAGCGGCTGCCGGTGATCGCCAACGCAGCCGAACGCCGCGCCGCCGATGGCGAGCTGTTGTTCACGGCCCTGGTAGTCATCAAGGCGACCGACCGGCGGCGCTACGAACGCCAATTGATGGATTCGAGGTCGGAGTTGCAGAAAGGACTCGCGACCGAGCGGGAAACCGCGGAACTGCGCGAGCAGTTCATAGCCGTGCTTGGTCATGACCTGCGCAATCCGCTTGCGGCCATTAGCGCCGGAGCCAGGATCCTGCAGCGGTCGGGGGCGCTTCAGCAGCAAAAGGAACTGCGTGTCCTTGATATGATCAATTCGACCGTCACCCGTATGTCCGACCTGATCGACAACATCCTGGATTTCGCGCGTGGGCGGCTAGGCGGCGGCATCAAGTTGAACCGCGACGCCAACCGGCCGCTGGAGCCTGTTTTGGAGCAGGTCGTCGACGAATTGCGGACGGCATCTCCCCAGCGCGTGATCGAGACTAGCTTCGAAATAGCGGAGCCCGTAAATTGCGACCGCACGCGGATCGGACAATTGGTGTCGAATTTGATTGGCAATGCTCTCACCCACGGAGCTCGGGACCAGCCCGTACGCGTCGGAGCTAGAACCGAAGGCGGCGAATTCATCCTATGGGTTGCGAATGCCGGCGAACCAATTCCAGCAGCGGCGATGGAAAAGCTTTTTGAGCCGTTCTTTCGGGGCGACGTCCGCGACAGCCGTCAGGGTCTCGGACTGGGGCTCCATATTGCTTCGCAGATCGCGCAGGCGCATGGCGGCCGGATCGACGTGACGTCCACGCCGGATGAAACCCGGTTCGTCTTCACAATGCCGCTCACTCCATCAACATCAACCTGA
- the hspD gene encoding small heat shock protein HspD, protein MRTYDFSPLFRSTIGFDRLFDLVETAQRATEESYPPYNIERLADDRYQISLAVAGFSPDEISITAEQNVVTIEGNKAEKAGREFLFRGISTRHFKRQFNLADYVQVKNATFDNGLLKIELIREIPEAMKPRRIAINGAAAAQNVHQIEAKAA, encoded by the coding sequence ATGCGCACTTATGACTTCTCTCCCCTGTTCCGATCGACCATCGGTTTCGATCGTCTGTTCGACCTCGTCGAAACGGCCCAGCGGGCCACCGAGGAATCCTACCCCCCGTACAACATCGAGCGGCTGGCCGACGACCGGTACCAGATCTCCCTTGCGGTTGCCGGCTTCTCGCCCGACGAGATTTCGATCACCGCCGAGCAGAACGTCGTCACTATCGAAGGCAACAAGGCCGAAAAAGCCGGACGCGAGTTCCTGTTTAGGGGCATCTCGACTCGGCACTTCAAGCGGCAATTCAACCTGGCGGACTACGTGCAGGTGAAGAACGCGACCTTCGACAACGGCCTACTTAAGATCGAACTGATCCGGGAAATCCCCGAGGCCATGAAGCCGCGGCGCATCGCCATCAATGGCGCAGCGGCCGCGCAAAACGTCCATCAGATCGAGGCCAAGGCGGCCTGA
- a CDS encoding SDR family NAD(P)-dependent oxidoreductase, producing the protein MRSRMRFNKKVALVTGSSRGIGLAIAKRLAAEGCAVVLTGRNELEGRAAAAAIAEENGIGNDNVLFVAGDLKLDCHIRSVLGQIGDRFGKLDVLVNNAGPTTFITEHDKAIEDIEVSSWNTILNGAATLTLMVSKHSVPLLRAAGGGAIVNISTAVASRGIANKPAHSASKAAVEALTRSLAVELAGDGIRSNAVSLGFIVSGPRQAAVAADPIQGAAIRAMQLLRIGTSDDVAAAVAFLASQEAAFITGVVLPVDGGVACRMPIPAVPASRLATH; encoded by the coding sequence ATGAGAAGCAGAATGAGATTTAACAAAAAGGTCGCACTCGTAACCGGCTCGAGTAGAGGCATCGGGCTTGCCATTGCCAAGCGCCTGGCAGCAGAGGGCTGCGCAGTCGTCCTCACTGGCAGGAACGAACTCGAAGGTCGTGCGGCCGCCGCCGCCATCGCGGAAGAAAACGGCATCGGAAACGACAACGTGTTGTTTGTCGCAGGCGATCTGAAGCTCGACTGCCACATCCGCTCTGTTCTCGGGCAGATCGGGGATCGGTTCGGCAAGCTCGACGTTCTCGTAAACAACGCCGGCCCGACGACCTTCATCACCGAGCACGACAAGGCGATTGAGGACATCGAGGTGAGTTCGTGGAACACAATTCTAAACGGTGCTGCCACCCTTACGCTGATGGTCAGCAAACATTCCGTACCCCTTCTACGTGCCGCGGGCGGCGGCGCTATCGTCAATATTTCCACGGCCGTGGCCAGCCGAGGCATCGCAAACAAGCCCGCGCATTCGGCGTCGAAGGCTGCCGTCGAAGCTCTTACCCGTTCGCTTGCGGTCGAATTGGCTGGCGACGGCATCCGCTCGAATGCCGTTTCTCTCGGGTTCATTGTCAGCGGTCCAAGGCAGGCTGCCGTCGCCGCTGATCCTATTCAAGGCGCCGCCATACGTGCGATGCAGTTGCTGCGCATCGGGACCAGCGACGATGTCGCGGCCGCTGTTGCCTTTCTCGCCTCCCAGGAAGCCGCTTTCATCACCGGCGTCGTGCTCCCGGTCGATGGCGGCGTGGCGTGCCGGATGCCTATTCCCGCTGTACCGGCCTCCAGGCTGGCAACGCACTGA
- a CDS encoding DoxX family protein, with amino-acid sequence MTNSLANEKVMPRPGKLGRIALWAAKIALVLIFAATGTSKILGVQQLVDGFVQIGLGPWFRYFTGAIEIGGALLLLWPLTSGLGALILLGVSVGAFFVQLFIMHGDVVHTLVLATLSGWVAWAARGALQARHFR; translated from the coding sequence GTGACAAATAGTCTTGCCAATGAAAAAGTGATGCCGCGCCCAGGCAAGCTTGGCCGTATCGCGCTATGGGCGGCCAAAATCGCTCTGGTGCTAATCTTCGCGGCGACCGGTACCTCGAAGATCCTCGGCGTCCAGCAGTTGGTCGACGGCTTTGTCCAGATCGGTCTCGGCCCGTGGTTCAGATACTTCACAGGCGCCATCGAAATCGGCGGAGCGCTGCTCTTGTTATGGCCGCTCACCTCCGGATTGGGGGCGCTTATTCTACTCGGTGTTTCCGTCGGTGCATTTTTCGTTCAGCTCTTCATCATGCACGGTGATGTCGTACACACTTTGGTGCTTGCGACACTCAGTGGATGGGTGGCTTGGGCGGCCCGGGGTGCTCTACAAGCTCGGCATTTCCGCTGA